A genomic stretch from Serratia entomophila includes:
- the mioC gene encoding FMN-binding protein MioC yields MADITLISGSTLGSAEYVAEHLAEKLEDAGFSTETLHGPELDELTLSGRWLVVTSTHGAGDLPDNLQPLLEQIAEQQPDLSQVQFGAVGLGSSEYDTFCGAIQQIDDLLIARGAKRIGDRLEIDVTEHEIPEDPAEEWVKNWINLL; encoded by the coding sequence ATGGCAGACATTACTCTGATCAGCGGCAGCACGCTTGGCAGCGCCGAATACGTCGCTGAACATTTGGCTGAAAAACTGGAAGACGCGGGTTTCTCCACCGAGACGCTGCACGGCCCAGAGCTGGATGAATTGACCCTGTCCGGCCGCTGGCTGGTAGTGACTTCTACCCATGGCGCCGGCGATCTGCCTGATAACCTGCAGCCGCTGTTGGAACAGATCGCTGAGCAACAGCCGGATCTGTCCCAGGTGCAATTTGGCGCGGTCGGTTTAGGCAGCTCTGAATACGATACCTTCTGCGGTGCGATCCAACAGATCGACGATCTTCTGATCGCCAGAGGGGCGAAAAGGATCGGCGATCGGCTCGAGATCGACGTGACCGAACACGAAATTCCTGAGGATCCGGCAGAGGAATGGGTAAAAAACTGGATTAATTTACTCTAA